A region from the Leptospirillum ferriphilum ML-04 genome encodes:
- a CDS encoding HD-GYP domain-containing protein codes for MKRYRTIPVNRLQIGDHVIGIDKSWLETPFLTHRFRIRSKEDIERLRASGVSMVTIEADPPEQDNPALPPPDSEEPLLLKEVSLPSYKVAEMLTSLHKYLVYKYKTLFEELRQMPESGKIDTTPFVNALEEVEKLGRQYPDAYLFLAHLQSTDDETFIHSVNTMFLSLYLAHFQESTREDAILWGLSGLFHDLGKVHIPLEILHKTSPLTPEEWTVIQDHPVMGQKLLSERSNLPSLVARVAGEHHVRRNGKSYPDNVLYAATDSVTRAIMILDTFDAMTSDRSYRRGVSPSKALRKILEASRESLDPEWSTNFFLSMGIYPVGTVVELSDGEVGVVTKYHSRTPAPETNPRTNQSFSVLILKSRQGLSVIKPFIRHIEWSLNSPPPVQKTWNHSDFNIDWDFVRSHASIWM; via the coding sequence GTGAAGAGATACCGGACGATTCCTGTCAACCGGCTTCAAATCGGTGATCATGTCATCGGGATCGACAAAAGCTGGCTGGAAACGCCCTTCCTGACCCATCGTTTCCGCATCCGGTCAAAAGAAGACATCGAACGCCTCCGGGCTTCCGGAGTGTCCATGGTCACCATTGAAGCGGATCCCCCCGAACAGGACAATCCCGCACTGCCGCCCCCGGATTCCGAGGAACCTCTACTTCTCAAGGAAGTCTCCCTCCCTTCCTACAAGGTTGCGGAAATGCTCACGAGCCTTCACAAATATCTCGTGTACAAATACAAGACCCTGTTCGAGGAACTTCGCCAGATGCCCGAGTCTGGCAAGATCGACACCACCCCTTTCGTCAATGCCCTGGAGGAAGTCGAAAAACTCGGCCGGCAATATCCCGACGCCTATCTGTTCCTCGCCCACCTCCAGTCGACGGACGACGAAACATTCATCCATTCGGTCAACACCATGTTTCTCTCCCTGTATCTCGCCCACTTCCAGGAAAGCACCCGGGAAGACGCAATTCTGTGGGGACTTTCCGGTCTGTTTCACGATCTGGGGAAAGTCCACATCCCCCTGGAAATTCTCCACAAGACGTCCCCTCTGACCCCTGAAGAGTGGACGGTGATCCAGGATCACCCCGTCATGGGACAGAAGTTGCTCTCCGAACGCAGCAACCTGCCTTCCCTGGTCGCGCGCGTCGCGGGAGAACACCATGTGCGTCGCAACGGCAAAAGCTATCCGGACAATGTTCTCTATGCAGCAACGGACAGCGTGACCCGGGCGATCATGATCCTGGACACGTTTGACGCCATGACGTCCGACCGTTCCTACAGACGGGGCGTCTCCCCCTCGAAAGCCCTCCGGAAGATTCTGGAAGCTTCCCGCGAATCGCTGGACCCCGAATGGAGCACGAATTTTTTCCTCAGCATGGGCATTTATCCCGTGGGAACGGTGGTCGAACTCTCGGACGGGGAAGTCGGGGTCGTCACCAAGTACCACTCCCGCACTCCCGCTCCCGAAACCAATCCCAGAACGAACCAGTCCTTTTCTGTTCTGATTCTGAAAAGCCGACAGGGTCTTTCGGTCATCAAACCGTTTATCCGTCATATCGAGTGGTCCCTGAACAGCCCGCCCCCTGTCCAGAAAACATGGAACCATTCGGATTTCAACATCGACTGGGACTTTGTCCGGTCGCATGCCAGCATCTGGATGTAG
- the lipA gene encoding lipoyl synthase: MVKSSFDRKVFPLKAPSEALPLRHIPAGGRKPDWLRVLSPLHPDVFALRSRLGQDGLHTVCEEARCPNIGECFRKGTATFMILGNLCTRACPFCDVEHGKPFPPDPREPLHLSAAVRRMNLRHVVVTSVDRDDLPDGGSSHFAAVVETLRQNVPSVRIELLVPDFRGCLPLAVETLSRALPDVLNHNIETVPRLYRKVRPGADYSHSLDLLSRFRRMHPGLPTKSGLMLGLGETDEEIASVLRDLRSAGCSMLTLGQYLPPSKTHLPVDRYVTPEAFSDWERFALREGFQQVSSGPLVRSSYHAEEHARELFSTHS, encoded by the coding sequence TTGGTCAAGAGCTCCTTTGACAGGAAGGTTTTTCCCCTGAAAGCTCCCTCAGAAGCACTCCCTCTCCGGCACATCCCTGCCGGTGGCCGAAAACCGGACTGGCTCCGGGTTTTGTCCCCCCTGCACCCGGACGTTTTTGCCCTTCGTTCAAGACTGGGCCAGGATGGCCTTCACACGGTCTGTGAAGAAGCGCGGTGTCCCAATATCGGCGAGTGCTTCCGGAAAGGAACGGCCACGTTCATGATCCTGGGCAATCTCTGCACAAGAGCCTGTCCCTTCTGCGATGTCGAACATGGCAAACCTTTTCCTCCGGATCCCCGAGAACCGCTTCACCTCTCGGCAGCCGTCCGACGCATGAATCTCCGTCACGTTGTCGTCACATCGGTGGACCGGGACGATCTCCCCGATGGCGGATCCAGCCACTTCGCGGCGGTCGTGGAAACCCTCCGGCAGAACGTGCCGTCTGTGCGGATCGAACTCCTGGTGCCGGACTTTCGGGGATGCCTGCCCCTGGCGGTCGAAACCCTTTCCAGAGCGCTTCCCGACGTTCTGAACCATAACATCGAGACCGTTCCCCGACTCTACCGGAAGGTTCGTCCGGGCGCGGACTACAGCCACTCTCTTGACCTCCTGTCCCGATTCCGTCGCATGCATCCTGGCCTGCCGACAAAATCGGGTCTCATGCTGGGACTGGGAGAAACGGACGAGGAAATTGCCTCCGTCCTCCGGGATCTCCGGTCGGCAGGCTGTTCCATGCTGACGCTCGGACAATACCTTCCCCCTTCCAAAACTCACCTTCCGGTTGACCGCTACGTCACCCCCGAAGCGTTTTCTGACTGGGAGCGCTTTGCCCTTCGGGAAGGATTTCAGCAGGTATCTTCCGGCCCTCTTGTGCGCTCTTCCTATCATGCGGAAGAACATGCGAGGGAGCTCTTCTCCACCCACTCTTGA
- a CDS encoding 2,3-bisphosphoglycerate-dependent phosphoglycerate mutase, producing the protein MSERPATNLQKSPGTLVLVRHGQSQWNLENRFTGWVDVELTDLGREEARRAGEHLKGMPFSHAFTSHLKRAQDTLRIILETGALGNIPVTSSSALNERHYGDLQGLNKDETARKYGADQVHIWRRSYDVCPPGGESLKTTAERVLPYFEGNILPPLLEGENILVVAHGNSLRAIVMALEKLTPEEILEVNIPTAVPLLYEFLPASASPSSPIPLTVRSKKVLA; encoded by the coding sequence GTGTCCGAACGTCCAGCAACCAATCTTCAGAAGTCCCCCGGCACACTTGTGCTCGTCCGGCATGGACAGAGCCAGTGGAATCTTGAAAACCGTTTTACCGGATGGGTCGACGTCGAGCTGACGGACCTCGGACGGGAAGAGGCCCGGAGGGCAGGGGAACATCTGAAAGGCATGCCTTTTTCGCACGCCTTCACCTCTCACCTGAAACGGGCCCAGGACACCCTCCGCATCATCCTTGAAACCGGAGCCCTCGGGAACATCCCTGTCACCAGCAGCTCTGCCCTGAACGAGCGTCATTACGGAGATCTCCAGGGACTGAACAAGGATGAGACGGCGAGAAAATACGGCGCCGATCAAGTGCACATCTGGAGAAGAAGCTATGATGTCTGCCCTCCGGGGGGAGAAAGTCTCAAGACGACCGCCGAACGGGTCCTTCCCTACTTTGAGGGAAACATTCTCCCCCCTCTCCTGGAAGGGGAGAACATTCTCGTCGTGGCCCACGGAAACAGCCTCCGGGCCATCGTGATGGCCCTTGAGAAACTGACGCCGGAAGAAATCCTCGAGGTCAACATTCCCACGGCCGTTCCCCTTCTCTATGAGTTTCTTCCGGCCTCTGCTTCGCCTTCCTCCCCCATTCCCCTGACAGTGCGGAGCAAGAAGGTTCTCGCGTGA
- a CDS encoding urate hydroxylase PuuD, producing MEKEATELIVRWGHFLAGIMWIGILYYFNFIQVPFLKAVSPEGKAEAFKHLVPRALFFFRYASLLTVLFGLSILGQRGILVQAYTLHKGAAIIGMGAWLGTIMMLNVWGLIWPNQKRVLGLVPATPEEKAKAGRIAFLASRTNTMLSIPMLFFMGASSHGAALFH from the coding sequence ATGGAAAAAGAAGCCACAGAACTGATTGTCCGGTGGGGACACTTCCTGGCCGGTATCATGTGGATCGGGATATTGTACTACTTCAACTTTATTCAGGTTCCTTTTCTCAAGGCGGTTTCGCCGGAAGGAAAAGCGGAAGCGTTCAAGCATCTTGTGCCCCGGGCGTTGTTTTTCTTCCGGTACGCTTCCCTCCTCACCGTGCTGTTCGGCTTGTCCATCCTGGGACAGAGGGGGATTCTTGTTCAGGCCTATACGCTGCACAAGGGTGCGGCCATTATCGGAATGGGCGCCTGGCTCGGCACGATCATGATGCTGAATGTCTGGGGACTGATCTGGCCGAATCAGAAGAGAGTCCTCGGTCTTGTCCCGGCAACGCCGGAAGAGAAAGCCAAGGCGGGCCGGATCGCGTTCCTGGCTTCAAGGACCAATACCATGTTGTCGATTCCCATGCTTTTTTTCATGGGCGCATCGAGCCACGGAGCGGCTTTGTTTCATTAA